A genomic region of Bombus pyrosoma isolate SC7728 linkage group LG6, ASM1482585v1, whole genome shotgun sequence contains the following coding sequences:
- the LOC122568494 gene encoding eukaryotic translation initiation factor 4 gamma 3-like isoform X2, whose product MVSRYGVSKEGAVGVAVGVGPMHCLLPHCGGPHHHHHLSAPHPQNPQPGHNHHVHPAHQPPPSPSPHLNHQLNHHQLTVNINHLSHQQQQQQQTQHQQAPPQYRVVTANARSDFHVSGQNYGTQPGGQVGGGGGSVGVPGGRGPPPLGGLQSIGQSAAGIPPGGPAGGQAPPQTPAPGVQSQPPQGPAPTTTPPVHTPSPQEMGKQAHLQPQPQPLSQVYGPTQTRPTSQSYYQGPRPQQPRGISHRGGQGGTSAQVVGMSGVGGSGGQPTAIYHTSGLPVQTGTIYQVPHQIPHQQSLYTMNNQMPLQFGGPPQRHPTHQNQSYFQPFQHNAILTQSMFGYGAPAPTPQPYYWPTGQPNTPLSLSRAGASAVTGGAQHVAGPLAGAQGAPVVPQGTLQQPTQQAQPLPPMGISLSQTDMYSGHNGGTTSASNSTTKSRKPRGQNAITDIVDPTTGKNISHEIYKDNETIQSGESSNRETPQPQNNDVEVQADFAARVAKTLVKVATEESNSDSTVPTCVPNTSTTQNVTQSLSNSQTNSANDVNNQCSTSSPTTQNVPNVTALCSQSLGTTSTASQIDSCAMKTESKPLQIPVKEFQPRSDSKSGVIEELPLPISCNINKNDISAQLPAMIVTEVEVKSTSATSIITQTSVSIVTIPSTNVPEVPKPSTTAPSANPVPAREPFPNLSNKNSSSSPPRRKSQTHTHNQSTATATISAAATELPSSAKEQKDKKTREKSLSSRGTTPTPTHNQTDHHLKTNGDASGDKPESDPVRTEVQQQKSSDGKAMQKQKSKNRLKPRELNRKGAEKEGTDMDAFVNTVPPAKPEIKQDNKDPLTPKDSNKEGNREIMKDNKEKDNYEPKKEKEATSDHTKERAGKQTPVTLDSLKESILIQTPAIEKLPSNKETIKESSPKIEDNNKSNACNMQSKSVPNDVVDHVKVKEESDVQAIVAQKNEENSKVSAIRTVNEEKPQTSPVIEKTTESETPVQTEITSVTNQIQLKYKYKEDQWSPINKSGKKIYDREFLMKLQDDPNSKIKPSNLPDLDVVLKDSSKARNNVELRLFKDTNINRHDVLFPGFIKPLNANNRAPPPNRKSNPGKSSKPIKPNVIHVSLSLREDVKLRETENAWRPTRLKSLNLSEEEAKSEALYKRVRSVLNKLTPQKFNTLVDQVRTLTIDTPERLQGVINLVFEKAVDEPSFSVAYALMCKELAVMEVSGSDKNSDKQECSYTFKKLIINRCQKEFERNPVNEVARAAKLKEIEECIDPEKKKDLQLQFEDEERKTRIKSVGNIRFIGELYKQGMLTTKIMHRCIKELLIQSDEDSLECLCKLLTTVGKDLESKVSAEEMQDYFNKMQDIVARRGHGKISSRIRFMLQDVIDLRANSWIPRRDDSNPKTIDQIQKEADSERLDSQLSNTPLSTPRKDERTNDRKRNRGVGPTDDGGWSQPVVRTRQPYSVETAKLKNKPPPMDDLQLGSRNMYMWKTPSSCGSKAINSNKFACLENVSNLDQDKRKTSPQLSGSRSTGPREYGRDYKPSYDGRSSRNGSHQLSSSSSSRDSSLLDNSQSQSVSMPPPSLKSSSQPTSSSHKPQMSEEEFMKTLNKIMKDYLKNPIIEKVSLAIQQNFDNTLTKFIRELINFVLEKSPLDRECISYLLSHLITQKILPISHLRNGFIEILELVDDLVLDIPKVWLYLAEILSHPIEEEIVPLTELKPIFDSLRTRGYVGKFLGELLSKISRDKGHKWVADKWDQSGLKLSNVIDTELEEVDKIIKDYNLEFCTGDYNSAKSSTSNQPTMQQIHDELRKLMKESSFDEICGWIIVHVGNRVKEPTFIRILTTAILETSMEPVNNRWCLNSEAFINLQQLIRRFVDANESLELQCLYAIQLHLHSLQYPHGTLFNIMTNLSDYNIISSDAFLTWKKSPEPAQREWHGVATMALTSFFTGLQEADDASSVEDVSTSVSQERC is encoded by the exons ATGGTTTCGAGATATGGCGTCTCTAAGGAGGGCGCAGTGGGTGTAGCCGTAGGTGTAGGACCTATGCACTGTCTCTTGCCACATTGTGGAGGGCCccatcaccatcatcatcTTTCGGCCCCCCACCCACAAAATCCACAGCCAGGTCACAATCACCACGTGCATCCGGCCCATCAGCCACCACCCTCGCCGAGTCCCCACTTGAATCATCAGCTGAACCATCATCAGTTAACTGTTAATATTAACCATCTGAGTCatcagcagcaacagcagcaacaaaCCCAGCATCAACAAGCACCGCCACAATATCGAGTCGTTACTGCAAATGCTA GATCAGATTTTCATGTGTCTGGTCAAAATTACGGCACCCAACCAGGGGGCCAGGTGGGTGGGGGAGGGGGTAGTGTAGGAGTACCTGGGGGCAGAGGACCTCCACCACTCGGTGGCTTACAGTCCATTGGACAATCAGCAGCAGGTATTCCACCAGGAGGTCCTGCTGGAGGGCAAGCACCACCACAAACTCCTGCACCCGGGGTACAATCACAACCGCCGCAAGGTCCGGCTCCAACTACGACACCTCCCGTACATACTCCATCACCGCAGGAAATGGGAAAACAGGCCCATTTGCAACCTCAACCGCAACCTCTATCACAAGTATATGGGCCAACGCAAACAAGGCCAACGTCCCAA AGTTATTACCAGGGTCCTAGGCCACAACAGCCAAGAGGCATCAGTCACAGAGGGGGTCAAGGGGGTACTAGTGCACAAGTAGTTGGAATGTCTGGAGTTGGTGGAAGTGGAGGTCAACCAACTGCAATTTATCATACAAGTGGTTTGCCAGTTCAAACTGGAACAATATACCAAGTCCCCCATCAGATCCCACATCAGCAATCCTTATACACAATGAACAATCAAATGCCCCTTCAG tttgGTGGTCCACCCCAAAGACACCCAACACATCAAAATCAATCATATTTTCAACCATTTCAACATAATGCCATTCTAACACAGAGTATGTTTGGATATGGTGCACCTGCACCAACTCCTCAACCTT ATTACTGGCCTACAGGCCAACCAAATACACCACTAAGTTTAAGTAGAGCAGGTGCAAGCGCTGTCACTGGTGGGGCTCAACATGTTGCAGGCCCGCTGGCCGGTGCCCAAGGAGCCCCAGTAGTACCACAAGGTACACTGCAGCAACCTACGCAACAGGCTCAGCCTTTACCCCCCATGGGTATATCTTTATCTCAGACTG atATGTACTCAGGTCATAATGGTGGTACAACAAGTGCATCAAATAGTACGACAAAATCTCGGAAACCAAGAGGACAAAATGCTATTACTGATATAGTAGATCCAACAACTGGTAAAAATATAAGTCACGAAATTTACAAAGATAATGAAACTATTCAAAGTGGTGAATCCAGCAATCGTGAAACACCTCAGCCACAA AATAATGACGTCGAAGTGCAAGCCGACTTTGCAGCCCGGGTTGCAAAAACACTTGTGAAAGTCGCGACCGAAGAGTCCAATTCTGACTCGACGGTACCGACTTGTGTACCAAACACATCTACAACTCAAAATGTAACACAAAGTTTATCTAATTCCCAAACAAATTCTGCTAATGATGTGAATAATCAATGTAGTACCAGTTCACCTACAACACAGAATGTACCTAACGTAACCGCGTTATGTAGTCAATCTTTAGGTACCACTAGTACCGCGTCTCAAATAGACTCTTGTGCAATGAAAACAGAGTCGAAACCATTACAAATTCCTGTGAAGGAATTTCAGCCTCGAAGCGATTCGAAAAGTGGAGTCATCGAGGAATTACCATTACCTATATCATGTAATATCAACAAGAATGATATTTCTGCGCAGTTACCCGCAATGATTGTAACTGAAGTTGAAGTGAAGAGTACGAGTGCCACGTCTATTATAACACAGACATCAGTTTCCATTGTGACTATACCAAGTACGAACGTTCCGGAGGTCCCTAAACCGTCCACCACTGCCCCAAGTGCTAACCCTGTTCCTGCCAGAGAACCGTTCCCAAATTTatccaataaaaattcatcgagtTCACCGCCTAGAAGAAAATCTCAGACTCATACCCACAATCAATCTACTGCTACTGCTACTATTTCTGCTGCTGCAACTGAGTTGCCTTCGAGTGCCAAAgaacaaaaagataaaaagacgAGGGAAAAGAGTCTTAGTTCTAGAGGTACTACTCCCACACCTACTCATAACCAAACAGATCATCACTTGAAAACCAATGGAGATGCGTCTGGTGATAAACCGGAATCCGATCCTGTTCGAACTGAAGTTCAACAACAAAAATCATCTGATG GTAAAGCTATGCAGAAGCAAAAGAGTAAAAACAGGCTCAAACCCCGTGAACTTAATCGGAAAGGAGCGGAGAAAGAAGGTACAGATATGGATGCTTTCGTAAACACGGTACCTCCGGCGAAACctgaaataaaacaagacAACAAAGATCCTTTAACACCGAAGGACAGTAATAAGGAAGGAAATCGTGAAATTATGAAGGATaataaggaaaaagataaCTACGAAccaaaaaaagagaaggaagctACTTCCGATCATACAAAGGAAAGGGCGGGGAAACAAACACCCGTGACACTAGATAGCCTAAAAGAAAGTATTCTCATACAAACACCTGCTATAGAAAAACTGCCAAGCAACAAAGAAACTATAAAGGAATCTTCCCCTAAGATAgaggataataataaatcgaacgCATGTAATATGCAATCAAAATCAGTTCCTAATGATGTTGTTGATCATGTGAAAGTTAAAGAAGAGTCCGATGTACAAGCAATAGTAGCAcaaaagaatgaagaaaattcgaaGGTTTCAGCAATTCGAACGGTTAACGAAGAGAAGCCGCAAACATCTCCGGTTATTGAAAAAACAACCGAAAGCGAAACTCCGGTTCAAACTGAAATCACATCGGTTACAAATCAAatacaattgaaatataaatataaggaGGACCAGTGGAGTCCTATAAATAAAAGCGGTAAAAAGATTTATGATCGTGagtttttaatgaaactacAGGATGATCCTAATAGTAAAATCAAACCGTCTAACTTACCAGATTTAGACGTTGTTTTGAAAGATAGTTCAAAg GCAAGGAATAATGTTGAACTTAGGctatttaaagatacaaatatcaATAGACATGATGTTTTATTCCCTGGATTCATAAAACCGTTAAACGCAAATAACCGAGCG CCACCACCGAATCGGAAGAGCAATCCAGGGAAATCATCGAAACCAATAAAGCCAAATGTTATTCATGTATCGTTATCCTTGAGGGAAGACGTAAAATTAAGGGAAACTGAAAATGCATGGAGGCCGACAAGATTGAAAAGTTTGAATCTTAGTGAAGAAGAAGCTAAATCGGAAGCTCTTTACAAGAGAGTTAGAAGTGTACTAAATAAACTCACACCGCagaaatttaatactttagtCGATCAGGTTCGTACATTAACCATCGACACACCGGAACGACTGCAGGGCGTCATCAATTTAGTCTTCGAGAAG gCTGTGGATGAACCAAGCTTTTCTGTAGCATATGCATTAATGTGCAAAGAACTTGCTGTAATGGAAGTCTCAGGTTCAGACAAGAATTCAGACAAACAAGAGTGCTCATATACCTTCAAGAAACTCATTATTAATCGTTGTCAAAAggaattcgaaagaaatccAGTAAACGAGGTGGCAAGAGCTGCTAAACTCAAGGAAATAGAAGAATGTATTGATCCT gaaaagaaaaaagatttgcAGTTACAATTTGAGGATGAAGAACGAAAGACACGTATAAAATCAGTAGGAAATATACG ATTTATTGGTGAATTGTATAAACAAGGAATGTTAACAACTAAAATCATGCATCGTTGCATAAAGGAACTGTTAATTCAGAGTGATGAAGATAGTCTTGAATGCTTGTGCAAGTTGTTAACAACAGTCGGAAAAGATTTAGAGTCAAAAGTGTCTGCAGAA GAAATGCaagattatttcaataaaatgcaAGATATTGTTGCACGACGGGGGCATGGAAAAATTAGCTCTAGAATTCGTTTTATGCTGCAAGATGTAATAGATTTAAGAGCAAATAGCTGGATTCCAAGGAGAGATGATAGTAACCCTAAAACAATAGATCAAATTCAAAAAGAAGCAGATTCTGAAAGATTAGATAGCCAATTGAGTAACACTCCTTTAAGTACACCTCGAAAAGATGAACGTACTAATGATAGAAAAAGGAATC GTGGTGTTGGTCCCACTGATGATGGTGGTTGGAGTCAACCTGTTGTCAGAACAAGGCAACCATATTCTGTTGAGACAGCTAAGCTTAAAAATAAACCT cctCCAATGGATGATTTACAATTAGGAAGCAGAAACATGTATATGTGGAAAACGCCTTCGAGTTGTGGCTCAAAGgcaataaattcaaataaatttgcatgCTTAGAAAATGTATCGAACTTAGATCAAGATAAACGAAAAACGTCTCCACAACTCTCTGG atcaAGGTCTACTGGACCAAGAGAGTATGGTCGTGACTACAAACCTTCCTATG ATGGTAGGAGTTCTCGGAATGGTAGTCACCAATTAAGCAGTTCGTCGTCAAGTAGAGACAGTTCGTTATTAGATAATTCACAAAGTCAAAGCGTTTCTATGCCACCGCCATCATTGAAGTCGTCCTCACAACCTACCTCTAGCTCCCATAAACCTCAGATGtcagaagaagaatttatgaaaacgttaaacaaaataatgaaagacTATCTCAAAAATCCTATCATTGAA aaagtttCGTTGGCTATTCAACAGAACTTCGATAACACATTAACAAAATTCATACGTGAATTGATCAACTTTGTTCTTGAAAAGTCACCTCTCGACAGAGAATGCATATCGTATCTTTTGTCGCATTTAATTACTCAAAAAATTTTACCTATATCACATCTAAGAAACGG attcattgaaatattggAACTAGTTGATGATCTTGTACTCGATATACCCAAAGTTTGGTTATATCTAGCAGAGATATTAT cACATCCAATAGAAGAGGAGATAGTCCCCCTAACCGAGTTGAAACCTATATTTGATAGTTTAAGAACTCGGGGATATGTAGGCAAATTCCTTGGggaattattatcgaaaatatcCCGAGATAAAGGACATAAGTGGGTTGCAGATAAATGGGACCAAAGTGGACTTAAGTTGAGTAATGTAATTGATACAGAACTTGAAGAAGTTGACAAAATCATTAAAGATTAC AACTTGGAGTTCTGCACTGGTGATTATAATAGTGCCAAAAGCTCAACTAGTAATCAACCCACAATGCAGCAAATTCATGATGAACTTAGAAAACTCATGAAAGAAAGtagtttcgatgaaatttgtgGGTGGATAATt GTACATGTAGGTAATCGGGTCAAAGAACCCacttttattcgaatattaacGACTGCCATTTTAGAGACGTCCATGG aaccAGTGAACAACAGGTGGTGTTTAAACAGCGaagcttttattaatttacaacagtTAATTCGCCGATTCGTCGATGCAAATGAATCTTTAGAATTGCAGTGTCTTTATGCAATCCAACTTCATTTGCACAGTCTACAATATCCACACG GGACTCTCTTCAATATTATGACAAATTTGTCggattataacataatttcaaGCGACGCGTTCCTAACGTGGAAAAAGAGTCCTGAACCAGCCCAGCGTGAATGGCATGGAGTCGCAACGATGGCGCTGACTTCGTTTTTCACTGGTTTACAAGAAGCTGATGATGCTTCCAGCGTGGAAGACGTATCAACTAGCGTCAGCCAAGAACGTTGTTGA